Proteins from a genomic interval of Sulfurimonas sp. HSL3-2:
- a CDS encoding 4Fe-4S binding protein, with protein MFTSLFKAFTNLFKKPQTLDYPVTPIPKDKEYRGLIEYGEESCIYCLKCEKACPPGAILFVKTDNPSQNEKNKKGQEYNYNPYLCIYCGECVRACPKPQEALWQSNKKPDIAVKSDDVNTKWFELEKRHKEQ; from the coding sequence ATGTTCACCTCACTCTTTAAAGCATTTACAAATCTTTTTAAAAAGCCGCAGACTCTTGATTATCCCGTGACTCCTATACCAAAGGACAAAGAGTACAGAGGGCTCATAGAGTACGGCGAAGAGTCTTGCATCTACTGTCTGAAGTGTGAAAAGGCATGTCCTCCCGGAGCTATCCTGTTCGTAAAGACCGACAACCCCTCTCAAAACGAGAAGAACAAAAAAGGGCAGGAATACAACTATAATCCATACCTTTGCATCTACTGCGGTGAGTGTGTGCGGGCATGTCCAAAGCCCCAAGAGGCTCTTTGGCAGAGCAATAAAAAGCCCGACATCGCAGTAAAAAGTGATGACGTGAACACAAAATGGTTCGAGCTGGAAAAACGCCATAAAGAGCAGTGA
- a CDS encoding HyaD/HybD family hydrogenase maturation endopeptidase — protein sequence MNENSFAILGVGNILEMDDGVAVYATRYLQSNYTFTPSIEIINGGVEGINLLNIFMQYKHILILDTIDIEDSPGSIYHIPSEELTGYGLNSGGAHEIGVIQCLDMLELMGRELPKSSILGIIPEEIDICIGLSSVLHERFDDYIKSVLGILEKNGISVTQKEAITPLRSIIENFS from the coding sequence ATGAATGAAAACAGTTTTGCTATTTTAGGTGTCGGAAATATCTTGGAGATGGATGACGGAGTAGCCGTCTATGCGACAAGATATTTGCAAAGCAACTATACCTTCACTCCCTCAATAGAGATCATTAACGGCGGAGTCGAAGGGATAAATCTGCTAAACATATTTATGCAGTACAAACATATACTGATACTTGATACCATAGATATAGAGGACTCTCCGGGGTCTATCTACCATATTCCCTCAGAGGAGCTTACCGGATACGGTCTCAACAGCGGCGGAGCTCATGAGATAGGTGTCATTCAGTGTCTCGATATGCTCGAACTCATGGGTAGAGAACTGCCGAAATCCTCCATTTTAGGGATCATTCCAGAAGAGATAGATATCTGCATAGGGCTGAGTTCTGTTCTGCATGAAAGATTTGACGATTACATCAAAAGTGTGCTCGGCATCTTAGAAAAAAACGGGATAAGTGTCACACAAAAAGAAGCGATCACACCTCTTAGATCTATCATAGAAAACTTCTCTTAA
- a CDS encoding hydrogenase small subunit, with product MRVVIVGGGIAAVYLANNLKKQDSSLDVSIISDEKNPPYDRIHLCRLVDESEDIGGISLPLDPTVKLELNQRINKIDPDAKRVFSDDSMFSYDKLIIATGSIPVTLFNIDNIKNAAVFRSAKDCEIIKAGVSGREVVMVGSGPIGLELLETLNEMPSVDRITLLSRGNHLYNKELSSDSIKIIEECYTRDGKIRISYEDEIVDKTIEENEITVIKTKKFEIKDPFLVFGIGIRPNIANFKESLECNKGILTNLYMQTMDEDIYAVGECAEVKDIHFIAGHVKECTLQADCAISHLLGKEPKEFKLEATTDMLKVGEFDLIDVNSPKFSCGYEKVQIASKEDNRIDEYFLNDDKLTRFIGINSNVDVGYIEELINNGDEVDINYLYQNRLIGERGRLICSCEHIYHQDLVDIVTSSGIGSFSELAPFSQAGRVCGRCKMMVSNIIKESQHLIDPNMPRKTPEDIQREKEVAEARKRIEKFNTLHPRNNLTTDNLEAAMASLDIGKHEVNSWVSMVTADMQLHPSFEEVVEEGVKTLNKVPIIWLELADCSGNSEAFIKSTNPAIEDLIFDYISLDYHELLMSASGDQSETVLEDIIKNQKGEYVLIVEGAVPLAMDGKFLRIGPKGETGLELLKKCAKDAALVMAVGSCAFDGGVVAAAPNPTGAVGVADALGRDDVINISGCPTNPINIVGTLLSYIMFEELPALDQFNRPLWAYEGRVHDNCERRGHYELGEFVKEWGDVGAKKGWCLFEMGCKGPYANVNCPTMKFNGGTSWPVQAGHGCMGCTEKGFFDKFANERKYVEEEK from the coding sequence ATGAGAGTGGTAATCGTCGGCGGCGGTATAGCCGCGGTATATTTGGCAAACAATCTTAAAAAGCAAGACTCATCCCTAGATGTCTCGATCATAAGTGATGAGAAAAACCCTCCCTACGACAGAATACACCTCTGCCGTCTTGTCGATGAGAGTGAAGATATCGGAGGGATCTCTCTTCCTCTTGACCCTACAGTTAAACTTGAACTAAATCAAAGAATAAACAAGATAGACCCCGATGCTAAAAGAGTGTTCTCTGACGACTCTATGTTTAGTTACGACAAGCTGATAATCGCTACAGGTTCTATTCCTGTTACACTCTTTAATATAGACAACATAAAAAATGCAGCCGTATTTAGAAGTGCGAAAGATTGCGAGATCATCAAAGCAGGCGTATCAGGCCGTGAAGTCGTGATGGTCGGAAGCGGTCCCATAGGACTTGAACTTTTAGAGACGCTTAACGAAATGCCGAGTGTAGATCGTATAACGCTTCTTTCCCGCGGTAATCATCTTTATAACAAAGAACTCTCGAGCGATTCAATTAAGATCATAGAAGAGTGCTATACAAGAGACGGCAAGATAAGGATATCTTACGAAGACGAGATAGTTGACAAGACTATAGAAGAGAACGAGATAACAGTTATCAAGACTAAAAAATTTGAGATAAAAGACCCGTTTCTCGTCTTTGGTATCGGTATAAGACCCAACATCGCAAACTTCAAAGAGAGCCTTGAGTGTAATAAAGGGATACTGACCAACCTTTATATGCAGACTATGGATGAAGATATCTATGCCGTTGGAGAGTGTGCCGAGGTAAAAGATATCCATTTTATCGCGGGTCATGTCAAAGAGTGCACCCTGCAAGCCGATTGTGCTATCTCTCATCTTCTAGGCAAAGAACCAAAAGAGTTTAAACTCGAAGCTACAACAGATATGCTAAAGGTGGGTGAGTTTGATCTTATAGATGTCAACTCGCCAAAGTTCAGCTGCGGCTATGAAAAGGTACAGATCGCCTCAAAAGAGGACAATAGGATAGATGAGTACTTTTTAAACGATGACAAGCTGACAAGGTTTATAGGGATCAACTCCAATGTCGATGTCGGATACATAGAGGAACTTATAAATAACGGCGATGAGGTAGATATAAACTATCTTTATCAAAACAGACTGATCGGCGAGAGAGGAAGACTCATCTGTAGCTGTGAGCATATCTATCATCAAGACCTGGTGGATATAGTGACGAGCAGCGGCATCGGATCTTTTTCAGAGCTGGCACCGTTTTCGCAAGCGGGAAGAGTCTGCGGCAGATGTAAGATGATGGTCTCAAATATCATTAAAGAATCTCAGCATCTCATTGACCCGAATATGCCGAGAAAGACCCCGGAAGATATACAAAGAGAGAAAGAGGTTGCTGAGGCTCGTAAGCGTATCGAGAAGTTTAACACTCTTCATCCGAGAAACAATCTGACAACCGATAACCTTGAAGCTGCTATGGCATCTTTAGATATAGGAAAACATGAGGTAAACAGCTGGGTATCTATGGTAACGGCAGATATGCAGCTGCATCCAAGCTTTGAAGAGGTCGTAGAAGAGGGTGTAAAAACACTGAATAAAGTGCCTATAATCTGGCTGGAACTTGCAGACTGCAGCGGGAACTCCGAAGCGTTTATAAAATCTACAAACCCTGCTATTGAAGACCTTATCTTTGATTATATTTCACTTGATTATCATGAACTGCTTATGAGTGCCAGCGGTGACCAGAGCGAGACGGTACTGGAAGATATTATCAAAAATCAGAAGGGAGAATATGTCCTTATCGTCGAGGGCGCAGTTCCTTTGGCGATGGACGGCAAATTTCTTCGCATCGGGCCAAAAGGCGAGACTGGGCTTGAGCTTTTGAAAAAGTGTGCAAAAGACGCGGCACTTGTGATGGCGGTGGGAAGCTGTGCATTTGACGGCGGAGTTGTCGCAGCCGCTCCAAATCCGACGGGAGCTGTGGGAGTAGCGGATGCTCTCGGACGTGACGATGTCATTAATATATCGGGATGTCCGACAAACCCTATAAATATAGTGGGGACACTGCTTTCATACATCATGTTTGAAGAACTGCCGGCACTTGATCAGTTTAACCGACCTCTGTGGGCATATGAGGGGCGTGTACATGACAACTGTGAAAGACGCGGACACTATGAGCTCGGCGAGTTTGTCAAAGAGTGGGGCGACGTGGGTGCGAAAAAAGGATGGTGTCTTTTTGAGATGGGATGTAAAGGGCCTTATGCAAACGTCAACTGTCCGACGATGAAGTTCAACGGCGGGACAAGCTGGCCTGTTCAAGCGGGACACGGTTGTATGGGATGTACGGAGAAGGGCTTTTTTGATAAGTTCGCAAATGAGAGAAAATATGTTGAGGAAGAGAAGTGA
- a CDS encoding nickel-dependent hydrogenase large subunit has translation MKKTINIPLGSQHISLLEPVRFKFECENEKIIGVDSDVGFVHRGVEKACTTSFKFDSIGYVVARVCGLCAITHSLTYTAAIEKLLGAEITSKAKYLRILLLELDRIHSHMLCLAHTCENAGFEAMFMRIMGDRELIMEIQELITGNRIQFDYINIGGVNRDLDVNSVQKVKENLYEVKQKVQGYMDEFTNNWSLSLKFKGIGALSLDEAYMYNAIGPLARASGLRIDVRNEIDYLPYNEVGYKMQTHTDGDINARNIVRLNEIVNSIEMCENILNGVPEGEIVTKVKGKPEGETVVRFEAPRGELMYYVKANGTAMLERVRIKTPTFSCIPAFSHIFLGEEYADAPAVLASFDPCMSCTAK, from the coding sequence ATGAAAAAGACGATAAACATCCCTCTGGGCTCACAGCATATCTCGCTTTTAGAACCTGTGAGGTTTAAGTTCGAGTGCGAGAACGAGAAGATAATCGGTGTTGATTCAGATGTGGGGTTTGTCCACAGAGGAGTGGAAAAAGCGTGTACCACGAGTTTTAAATTCGACTCCATCGGGTATGTGGTCGCCAGAGTCTGCGGGCTTTGTGCCATCACACATTCTCTTACCTATACGGCTGCCATAGAGAAGCTTTTAGGTGCAGAGATAACATCTAAGGCAAAATACCTGAGGATCCTGCTTTTGGAACTCGACCGTATCCATTCACACATGCTCTGTCTGGCGCATACCTGTGAAAATGCGGGTTTTGAAGCTATGTTTATGCGGATCATGGGTGACAGAGAACTCATCATGGAGATACAGGAACTCATTACGGGCAACAGGATACAGTTTGACTATATAAACATCGGCGGGGTCAACAGAGACTTGGATGTAAACAGTGTCCAAAAGGTAAAAGAGAACCTTTACGAGGTCAAGCAAAAAGTGCAGGGCTATATGGATGAGTTCACCAACAACTGGAGTCTCTCTTTGAAGTTCAAAGGCATCGGTGCTCTAAGTCTTGACGAGGCTTACATGTACAACGCCATAGGGCCTCTTGCCCGCGCTTCGGGACTGCGCATCGATGTGCGTAACGAGATAGACTACCTTCCCTACAACGAGGTCGGCTATAAGATGCAGACGCACACGGACGGTGATATTAATGCAAGGAACATCGTAAGGCTCAACGAGATAGTAAACTCCATAGAGATGTGCGAGAACATCTTAAACGGAGTTCCCGAAGGCGAAATAGTCACAAAGGTCAAGGGTAAGCCTGAGGGCGAGACTGTAGTGCGCTTTGAAGCTCCAAGAGGTGAGCTGATGTACTATGTCAAAGCAAACGGCACGGCGATGCTTGAACGCGTACGCATAAAGACACCGACGTTCTCATGCATCCCTGCGTTTTCACATATATTTTTGGGTGAAGAGTATGCGGATGCTCCGGCAGTACTGGCATCTTTTGACCCGTGTATGTCGTGTACGGCGAAGTAG
- a CDS encoding proton-conducting transporter membrane subunit yields MTTAILIIAPLLFALAALIAPVMIRNILTILFVIALSALSLGNVFSFNTSFAFPLPNSFHELFILLDTLLLLYFLWRGIVAKNALVMLFALVQIVLYAVVVYLSPAVVSSDIFADHISSVMYLVINIVGGMIIVYALKYIESEELSRFKKNGFIAILFFFLSVMNFIVSTNNIEIFFLLFELTTLCSYLLIGYRGDELSVKNALQALWMNQIGGVAILLALVFSILEYNTLYFDVLLANIDEIYLLPVVFLAIAAFVKGASIPFDKWLIGAMVAPTPVSAILHSATMVKIAPYLMLKIFPAMSGFLSLGVTLFGTFVFFTATLLALGKDYFKEILGYSTIALLGLMMSLAAIGTPEAVTACLILIMFHAVSKALLFLQAGVLEKSFGLKYVDDIDGLVERSPLTVLFIIVGFASLTLPPFGVFIGKFMAIESISKEIINNPFYTFALIFLALGSTLLTLLYFKVVAKLFAKDVDVKPLHVKISKFYTVPSFLLLALLFVGIYMIFLSHFLSSLEFVVPLVLIVFVPILFATLLFKNAHRVKEYNCGEKDESKLGMYYFYLSDALKKGINTAAALSLLVLIAGVLL; encoded by the coding sequence ATGACGACAGCAATCCTGATCATCGCCCCTTTGCTATTTGCTTTGGCTGCACTAATCGCTCCCGTGATGATCAGAAATATACTTACGATCCTGTTTGTCATAGCTCTCAGTGCTTTGAGCCTTGGTAATGTTTTTTCTTTCAATACTTCTTTTGCGTTTCCTCTGCCGAACAGCTTTCATGAGCTTTTTATACTGCTTGACACTCTGCTGCTTCTCTATTTCCTTTGGCGCGGTATAGTAGCTAAAAATGCTCTTGTGATGCTGTTTGCCCTTGTGCAGATTGTTTTATATGCCGTAGTCGTGTATCTCTCTCCTGCAGTCGTCTCTAGCGATATCTTTGCCGATCATATCTCTTCGGTGATGTATCTTGTCATCAACATCGTCGGCGGGATGATCATCGTCTATGCGCTTAAATACATAGAGAGTGAAGAGCTTTCAAGATTCAAGAAAAACGGGTTTATTGCAATACTCTTTTTCTTTTTGTCCGTTATGAACTTTATAGTCTCGACAAACAACATTGAGATCTTCTTTTTGCTTTTTGAACTCACCACGCTTTGTTCCTATCTGCTCATAGGCTACCGAGGCGACGAACTCTCTGTAAAAAATGCGCTTCAGGCTTTATGGATGAACCAGATAGGCGGAGTGGCTATTCTTTTGGCTTTGGTATTTTCTATTTTAGAGTACAACACTCTTTATTTTGACGTACTCTTGGCCAACATAGACGAGATATACCTGCTTCCCGTCGTCTTCCTGGCAATTGCAGCGTTTGTAAAAGGAGCGAGCATCCCATTTGACAAATGGCTTATCGGTGCTATGGTCGCACCGACACCCGTGAGCGCTATTTTGCACAGTGCGACGATGGTAAAAATCGCACCATACCTGATGCTGAAGATATTTCCTGCGATGAGCGGGTTTCTTTCTCTCGGCGTGACACTGTTTGGTACATTCGTATTTTTTACGGCTACGCTTTTGGCTCTCGGCAAAGATTACTTCAAAGAGATCCTTGGGTATTCGACTATCGCACTGCTTGGACTTATGATGAGTCTGGCAGCCATAGGAACGCCTGAAGCCGTAACTGCCTGTTTGATCCTTATCATGTTTCATGCCGTCTCAAAAGCGCTGCTGTTCTTACAGGCGGGAGTATTGGAGAAGAGTTTTGGTCTGAAATATGTGGATGACATCGACGGCCTTGTGGAGCGGTCGCCGCTTACGGTGCTGTTTATCATCGTAGGTTTTGCGTCGCTGACACTTCCTCCTTTTGGTGTGTTTATAGGGAAGTTCATGGCGATAGAGTCGATCTCAAAAGAGATCATTAACAATCCTTTTTATACCTTTGCTTTGATATTTTTGGCTCTTGGAAGCACGCTTTTAACGCTTCTGTATTTTAAAGTCGTAGCAAAACTTTTTGCAAAAGACGTGGATGTAAAACCCTTACATGTAAAGATATCTAAGTTCTATACCGTACCCTCGTTTTTACTTTTAGCTTTGCTCTTTGTCGGGATATATATGATCTTTCTAAGTCATTTTTTAAGCTCGTTGGAATTCGTCGTTCCGCTGGTATTGATCGTGTTCGTACCTATTTTATTCGCGACTCTGCTGTTTAAAAATGCCCACAGGGTCAAAGAGTACAACTGCGGTGAAAAGGATGAGAGTAAGCTGGGGATGTACTACTTTTATCTCTCGGATGCTCTTAAAAAAGGTATCAACACCGCAGCAGCACTCTCTTTGTTGGTACTTATCGCAGGAGTATTGTTATGA
- a CDS encoding NADH-quinone oxidoreductase subunit C, giving the protein MQKIEVSLEKIRDEIKEFYDYKKWHFLTLNGVALADERLEVQWIFSKYEAMDEIVIYYVVIDYTDTIPSVVDMIPSAIISQRELVDMFGVTVEGSSKGLYLDEDSEISPLKGCSV; this is encoded by the coding sequence ATGCAAAAGATTGAGGTCTCTTTAGAAAAGATACGAGATGAGATAAAAGAGTTCTATGACTATAAAAAGTGGCATTTTTTGACTTTAAACGGAGTGGCGCTTGCAGATGAGAGACTAGAGGTACAGTGGATATTTTCAAAGTATGAGGCGATGGATGAGATCGTTATCTATTACGTAGTTATAGACTACACCGACACCATCCCCTCAGTCGTCGATATGATCCCCTCAGCCATCATCTCTCAGCGTGAGCTTGTAGATATGTTCGGAGTGACTGTCGAGGGCAGTTCTAAAGGGCTCTATCTTGACGAGGACTCAGAGATCTCTCCGTTAAAAGGATGCTCGGTATGA
- a CDS encoding NADH-quinone oxidoreductase subunit B family protein, which yields MFDLKKYRKKSPWILHYNAGSCNGCDIEILAALSPKYDLERFGVINTGNPKQSDIFLVTGPVTYRTRERLVELYTQMPEPKVVIAVGSCACTGCVFRDMYNVEVGIDRYIPVDVYVPGCASSPELIIDGVVKGLEILEHKSKEMEKPFKLFKAATIDDGIVNRRHSALKVGEDDAKD from the coding sequence ATGTTTGATCTTAAAAAATACAGGAAAAAATCCCCTTGGATACTCCACTATAACGCAGGAAGCTGCAACGGATGCGACATCGAGATACTTGCCGCGCTCTCGCCGAAGTATGACCTTGAGAGATTCGGTGTCATAAACACGGGAAATCCAAAGCAGTCGGACATCTTTTTGGTGACGGGTCCCGTTACGTACAGGACAAGAGAGAGACTGGTGGAACTCTACACTCAGATGCCTGAACCAAAAGTGGTCATCGCAGTTGGAAGCTGTGCGTGTACGGGGTGTGTGTTTAGAGATATGTACAACGTAGAGGTAGGCATAGACAGGTATATCCCGGTGGATGTCTATGTACCGGGATGCGCATCCTCTCCTGAGCTTATCATCGACGGAGTCGTCAAAGGGTTGGAGATACTCGAACATAAGAGCAAAGAGATGGAAAAACCGTTCAAACTGTTTAAAGCTGCGACAATAGATGACGGCATAGTAAATAGACGCCACAGCGCACTAAAAGTAGGGGAAGACGATGCAAAAGATTGA
- a CDS encoding nickel-dependent hydrogenase large subunit, which produces MSTKKIVIDPITRIEGHLRAEVEVDDNGIVQEAYVSGQLFRGIEIILKGRDPRDAGLMAGRICGVCTNVHFRAAITSVEDAYMIEPPKNAQIIRDLMSMALFIQDHVVHFYHLHSLDFVDVTSALNADPKLTSKEAHKYTDHPFRNSHSHYEAVLVKLQNFVNAGKLGPFKNGYWGHKDYRLTPEQNLILISHYLEALEFQASISKAVAIFGAKTPHPQTLVVGGVTSVADMLNPQRLNDYLFVIKDAKEFITRAYLPDMKLIAMAYRDEIKAGLGRANGNFLCVGGYEFEGEQNLFSSGIIYGHDFTKIEEFDESKISEEVDRAWYSGDAKDNEVCYTDLNEDGTLKTAKNDDKYSWIKAPRYDKKTMETGPLARLMVSYSKGNKLIRSFVDEFLKDTDLELIDLSSTVGRNCARAIETNYICEYIFKLVSRLIQNIKYYDTDTWTKYDFNALEKDAKGRAFFEVPRGVLSHFVNIKGEKIENYSVIAPTTWNATPKNYDGLRGAYEEALVGIKIEDTSKPLEVLRVLHSFDPCLACAVHVIDSQGKELSRYKINTL; this is translated from the coding sequence ATGAGCACTAAAAAGATCGTTATAGACCCGATAACAAGGATAGAAGGACACCTAAGAGCCGAAGTCGAAGTCGATGATAACGGGATCGTGCAGGAAGCCTATGTAAGCGGACAGCTTTTTCGCGGCATAGAGATCATCTTAAAAGGCAGAGACCCTCGTGATGCGGGACTTATGGCAGGCAGGATCTGCGGTGTATGTACAAATGTACATTTCCGTGCGGCGATCACTTCAGTAGAAGATGCTTACATGATAGAGCCTCCCAAAAATGCCCAGATCATAAGAGACCTGATGTCAATGGCGCTTTTTATTCAGGATCATGTAGTGCATTTTTACCATCTTCACTCTCTGGATTTCGTGGATGTGACAAGTGCTTTAAATGCAGACCCGAAACTTACCTCCAAAGAGGCGCATAAATATACAGACCATCCTTTTAGAAATTCCCATTCTCACTATGAAGCGGTCCTCGTAAAACTGCAGAACTTTGTAAATGCAGGCAAACTCGGTCCTTTTAAAAACGGGTATTGGGGACATAAGGATTATAGACTTACTCCTGAACAAAACCTGATCCTCATCTCTCATTACCTTGAAGCACTGGAATTTCAGGCAAGCATCAGTAAAGCAGTGGCGATATTCGGTGCAAAGACACCGCATCCGCAGACTTTAGTCGTAGGAGGAGTTACGAGTGTCGCAGATATGCTCAATCCTCAAAGACTCAACGACTATCTGTTTGTCATAAAAGATGCAAAAGAGTTTATCACCCGTGCTTATCTGCCTGATATGAAGCTTATCGCCATGGCCTACCGCGATGAGATCAAAGCAGGGCTGGGACGTGCAAACGGGAACTTTTTATGCGTGGGCGGATATGAATTCGAAGGGGAACAAAATCTCTTTAGCAGCGGTATCATCTACGGGCACGACTTTACAAAGATAGAGGAGTTCGATGAGAGCAAGATAAGCGAAGAGGTCGACCGTGCATGGTACAGCGGAGATGCCAAAGACAACGAGGTGTGTTACACAGACCTCAATGAAGACGGAACACTCAAGACCGCGAAAAATGATGACAAATACTCTTGGATAAAAGCACCGAGATATGACAAAAAGACGATGGAAACAGGACCTCTTGCTCGGCTCATGGTGAGTTACTCAAAAGGCAATAAACTGATAAGGTCTTTTGTAGACGAGTTTTTAAAAGATACGGATCTGGAACTCATTGACCTCTCGAGTACGGTGGGCAGAAACTGTGCGAGAGCCATCGAGACAAACTACATCTGCGAGTATATCTTTAAACTTGTCTCGCGTCTGATTCAAAACATCAAGTATTACGACACCGATACCTGGACAAAGTATGATTTTAATGCCTTAGAAAAAGACGCAAAGGGAAGGGCCTTCTTTGAAGTACCCCGCGGTGTGTTGTCGCACTTTGTAAACATCAAAGGCGAGAAGATAGAGAACTACTCGGTCATCGCTCCTACGACCTGGAACGCTACTCCAAAGAACTATGATGGTCTTAGAGGAGCTTACGAAGAGGCGCTTGTAGGGATAAAGATAGAAGACACCTCAAAACCTCTCGAGGTATTAAGAGTGCTACACTCGTTTGACCCTTGTCTGGCATGTGCGGTGCATGTGATAGATTCACAGGGCAAAGAACTCAGCAGGTATAAGATAAATACGTTATGA
- a CDS encoding transposase: MLKCSACKRKYSPKRINKIMMLIDYFCEDKNALQTSKQLRLSYVSIHKYYDIFRLLCANICEIEYELSRGRSCEYEEYFYLEQSKRNDRLAVFDAHNFLTFDYENHIYTLVMPTLQRYKQQFIDDNLENVYNSEFNKFKRKSRIIKVSKHLNKIVNFWEYFEKFILNYKGISTENFPLYLKEAEFKFNHTLEAQKMLLQKHYFESQYE; encoded by the coding sequence ATGTTAAAATGCTCGGCATGTAAAAGAAAGTACAGTCCAAAACGTATAAACAAGATCATGATGCTTATAGACTATTTTTGTGAAGACAAAAATGCACTTCAAACTTCAAAACAACTCCGACTTTCCTATGTATCAATCCATAAATATTACGATATCTTCAGACTGCTTTGTGCAAATATCTGTGAGATCGAATATGAACTCTCAAGAGGAAGATCTTGTGAGTATGAAGAGTATTTCTACCTTGAACAGAGTAAAAGGAACGATAGACTAGCGGTCTTTGATGCGCATAACTTCCTTACATTCGATTATGAAAACCATATCTATACATTGGTAATGCCGACACTTCAAAGATACAAGCAGCAGTTTATTGACGACAATCTTGAAAACGTATATAACAGCGAATTCAATAAGTTCAAACGCAAAAGCAGGATCATAAAAGTCTCTAAACATCTCAATAAAATCGTGAACTTTTGGGAGTATTTTGAGAAGTTTATACTAAACTACAAAGGGATATCGACCGAGAATTTTCCGCTTTATCTAAAAGAGGCGGAGTTTAAATTTAACCATACGCTTGAAGCACAAAAAATGCTTCTGCAAAAACACTATTTCGAGAGTCAATATGAATGA
- a CDS encoding NADH-quinone oxidoreductase subunit H has protein sequence MMEAFFIAVAPLLGGLLYGFERVLRARMQNRKGPPLLQPFYDMYKLIGKQAFIVNPYHSILGIVYFITLWIVVAFIILGENLLYIIFLHLLSVVFLILAGFSVRSVYSHIGANRELLATLAYEPVLVMMAVGFFMINGSFEISAIRANASSIIPLFLLFLTFLMIIPVKLKKSPFNATEAHQEIIGGVEVEYSGVFFEFMYMAKWLEYVFIYLLLMLFAGDNIALGTALFIGTFLLVNLVDNATARVKMRDLIKIVLTLGIVLGTVNLIGLSYV, from the coding sequence ATGATGGAGGCTTTTTTCATAGCAGTAGCACCGCTTTTAGGCGGTCTGTTGTACGGGTTTGAAAGAGTGCTCAGAGCAAGGATGCAAAACAGAAAAGGTCCTCCTCTTCTGCAGCCTTTTTATGATATGTATAAACTCATAGGCAAGCAGGCTTTTATCGTAAACCCTTATCACTCGATACTTGGCATCGTCTATTTCATTACGCTTTGGATAGTCGTAGCGTTTATAATTTTGGGAGAAAACCTGCTATATATTATTTTCTTGCATCTTCTCTCAGTCGTCTTTCTTATCCTTGCAGGCTTTAGCGTGAGATCGGTATATTCACATATAGGTGCCAACAGAGAACTTCTTGCCACATTGGCATATGAGCCTGTCTTGGTTATGATGGCAGTCGGTTTTTTTATGATAAACGGCAGTTTTGAGATATCTGCGATAAGAGCAAACGCCTCATCCATCATACCTCTGTTCTTGCTCTTTTTGACCTTTTTAATGATCATCCCTGTAAAGCTGAAGAAGTCTCCATTTAACGCGACGGAAGCGCATCAGGAGATCATCGGCGGTGTCGAGGTGGAGTACAGCGGAGTGTTCTTTGAGTTTATGTATATGGCAAAATGGCTGGAGTATGTCTTTATCTACCTTCTACTTATGCTGTTTGCCGGGGACAATATCGCTTTAGGTACTGCCCTGTTTATCGGTACGTTTCTGCTGGTGAATCTGGTAGACAATGCAACGGCGAGGGTAAAGATGAGAGACCTGATAAAGATAGTCTTGACTCTTGGCATCGTTCTTGGAACTGTCAATCTTATAGGACTCTCTTATGTTTGA